One Panicum virgatum strain AP13 chromosome 3N, P.virgatum_v5, whole genome shotgun sequence DNA segment encodes these proteins:
- the LOC120667406 gene encoding probable WRKY transcription factor 43, with product MEDSLQGGSQQKQPNPQLPAMLLASASPVPQLDWASLLLPRAPGSLHDVGATASQQQAVAGASGGCSSSTAGDADGETGAGEKGGGTRGKKKKKATWPRFAFQTRSENDILDDGYRWRKYGQKAVKNSAYPRSYYRCSHHTCNVKKQVQRLARDTSIVVTTYEGVHNHPCEKLMEALSPILKQLQLLSQLQCSTNQLI from the exons ATGGAAGACTCGCTGCAAGGAGGCAGCCAGCAGAAGCAGCCGAATCCCCAGCTGCCTGCTATGTTActcgcctcggcctcgccgGTGCCGCAGCTGGACTGGGCGTCGCTGCTCCTCCCGCGCGCGCCGGGGTCGTTGCACGATGTCGGGGCGACGGCGTCGCAGCAgcaggcggtggcgggggcTAGTGGTGGTTGTAGTAGCAGCACCGCAGGGGATGCCGACGGGGAGACGGGAGCTGGGGAGAAGGGCGGCGGGAcgagggggaagaagaagaagaaggcgaccTGGCCGCGGTTCGCGTTCCAGACGCGGAGCGAGAACGACATCCTCGACGACGGCTACCGGTGGAGGAAGTACGGCCAGAAGGCTGTCAAGAACAGCGCGTATCCCAG GAGCTACTACCGGTGCTCGCACCACACGTGCAACGTGAAGAAGCAGGTGCAGCGGCTGGCCAGGGACACGAGCATCGTGGTGACCACGTACGAGGGCGTGCACAACCACCCCTGCGAGAAGCTCATGGAGGCACTCAGCCCCATCCTCAAGCAGCTCCAGCTCCTCTCCCAGTTACAGTGCAGCACGAATCAGCTCATCTGA
- the LOC120664850 gene encoding 50S ribosomal protein L20-like, with amino-acid sequence MNKGKIFKLAKGFRGRAKNCIRIARERVEKALQYSYRDRRNKKRDMRSLWIERINAGTRLHGVNYGNFMHGLMKENIQLNRKVLSELSMHEPYSFKALVDVSRNAFPGNRPVPARKEGLASIL; translated from the exons ATGAACAAGGGCAAGATTTTTAAGTTAGCTAAGGGATTCAGAGGAAGGGCAAAAAACTGTATAAGGATAGCAAGGGAGAGGGTGGAAAAGGCACTGCAGTATTCATACAGGGATAGGCGCAACAAGAAGAGGGACATGCGATCTCTTTGGATTGAGCGCATCAATGCTGGTACACGCCTTCATGGG GTGAACTATGGCAACTTCATGCATGGATTGATGAAGGAGAATATCCAACTTAACAGGAAGGTTCTCTCTGAGCTGTCCATGCATGAGCCATACAGCTTCAAGGCTCTTGTCGATGTATCTCGCAATGCATTTCCTGGGAACAGGCCTGTTCCTGCTAGGAAGGAGGGGCTAGCAAGCATTCTGTAA
- the LOC120664851 gene encoding respiratory burst oxidase homolog protein F-like, with protein MRGGGGPGVGTPGRPRWGSGVTTPRSLSTGSSPRGSDRSSDDGEELVEVTLDLLEDDNIVLRSVEPAAAAAAGLGVGASPSSSSSAAPPPPRRHPEPPSGAPSRSRSPAMRRTSSHRLLQFSQELKATASRAKQFSQDLTKRFTRTQSRANLAGEAGGAAAAAPSGIDAALEARAQRRRRAQLDRTKSGAQRAIRGLRFISGGNKTSNAWIEVQANFDRLARDGYLSRDDFPECIGMTESQEFAMELFDTLSRRRQMQVDKINKDELREIWQQITDNSFDSRLQIFFDMVDKNADGHITEAEVKEIIMLSASANKLSRLKEQAEEYAALIMEELDPEGLGYIELWQLETLLLQKDTYVNYSQALSYTSQALSQNLAGLRKGSPIRKISSTLNYYLEDNWKRLWVLALWIGIMAGLFIWKFIQYRNRYVFHVMGYCVTTAKGAAETLKLNMALILLPVCRNTITWLRNTKAARALPFDDNINFHKTIAAAIVVGVILHAGNHLVCDFPRLISSPEEKYAPLHEYFGDKKPTYLDLVKGVEGITGVIMVVCMVIAFTLATRWFRRSLVKLPRPFDKLTGFNAFWYSHHLFIIVYIALVIHGECLYLIHDWYKKTTWMYLSVPVGLYVGERTLRFFRSGSYSVRLLKVAIYPGNVLTLQMSKPPTFRYKSGQYMFVQCPAVSPFEWHPFSITSAPGDDYLSIHVRQLGDWTRELKRVFSAACEPPVGGKSGLLRADETTKKALPKLLIDGPYGSPAQDYSKYDVLLLVGLGIGATPFISILKDLLNNIIKLEEEEEASSDLYPPIGRSKAQVDLDTLMRITSKPNRVLKTTNAYFYWVTREQGSFDWFKGVMNEIAELDQRNIIEMHNYLTSVYEEGDARSALITMLQALNHAKNGVDIVSGTKVRTHFARPNFKKVLSKIATKHPYAKIGVFYCGAPVLAQELSKLCYEFNGKSTTKFEFHKEHF; from the exons atgcgaggaggaggagggccgggCGTCGGCACGCCGGGCCGCCCGCGATGGGGGTCCGGGGTGACGACGCCGCGCTCGCTGAGCACGGGCTCCTCGCCGCGCGGGTCGGACCGGAGCTCCGACGACGGGGAGGAGCTGGTCGAGGTGACGCTGGACCTGCTGGAGGACGACAACATTGTGCTGCGGAGCgtcgagccggcggcggcggcggcggcggggctggggGTGGGGGCGTCgccttcgtcgtcgtcgtcggcggcgcctCCCCCGCCCCGGCGCCACCCGGAGCCGCCGTCCGGGGcgccgtcgcggtcgcggtcgcCGGCCATGCgccggacctcctcgcaccgccTGCTGCAGTTCTCGCAGGAGCTCAAGGCCACCGCCAGCCGCGCCAAGCAGTTCTCGCAGGACCTCACCAAGCGCTTCACGCGCACCCAGAGCCGCGCGAATCTCGCCGGGGAggcaggcggcgccgccgccgccgcgccctcgggCATCGACGCCGCACTCGAGGCCcgagcgcagcgccgccgccgggcgcagcTCGACCGCACCAAGTCCGGCGCGCAGCGCGCGATCCGCGGCCTCCGCTTCATCAGCGGCGGCAACAAGACCAGCAACGCCTGGATCGAGGTCCAGGCCAACTTCGACCGCCTCGCACGCGACGGCTACCTCTCCCGTGACGACTTCCCCGAATGCATAG GGATGACGGAGTCGCAGGAGTTCGCGATGGAGCTGTTCGACACGCTCAGCCGCCGGCGCCAGATGCAGGtggacaagatcaacaaggatgAGCTGCGCGAGATCTGGCAGCAGATCACAGACAACAGCTTCGACTCGCGCCTCCAGATCTTCTTCGACAT GGTGGATAAGAATGCAGATGGCCATATCACAGAGGCAGAAGTGAAAGAG ATTATTATGTTAAGTGCTTCAGCTAATAAACTGTCGAGACTTAAGGAGCAAGCTGAAGAGTATGCCGCCTTGATCATGGAGGAACTTGATCCCGAAGGTCTTGGCTACATTGAG CTCTGGCAATTGGAGACACTGCTACTGCAAAAGGATACCTATGTGAACTACAGTCAGGCCTTGAGCTACACAAGCCAGGCACTAAGCCAGAACCTCGCTGGTCTAAGGAAAGGGAGTCCGATCAGAAAAATTAGCAGCACATTGAACTACTATCTGGAGGACAACTGGAAACGTCTGTGGGTGCTTGCATTATGGATTGGGATAATGGCTGGATTATTCATTTGGAAGTTCATCCAGTATCGCAACCGGTATGTCTTTCATGTGATGGGTTACTGTGTTACAACTGCCAAGGGTGCTGCTGAGACTCTCAAGCTGAACATGGCACTTATTCTCTTGCCTGTGTGCCGCAACACCATCACCTGGCTGCGGAATACGAAAGCTGCAAGGGCATTGCCATTCGATGACAACATAAACTTTCACAAG ACTATTGCAGCGGCAATTGTGGTTGGTGTTATCCTTCATGCAGGGAACCACCTTGTATGTGATTTTCCGCGGCTCATAAGTTCACCAGAGGAGAAGTATGCTCCACTGCACGAGTACTTTGGGGATAAGAAGCCAACATATTTAGACCTGGTCAAAGGAGTGGAGGGCATAACAGGGGTAATCATGGTTGTGTGCATGGTTATTGCATTTACTCTAGCAACAAGGTGGTTCCGCCGTAGCCTGGTGAAGCTTCCAAGGCCATTTGACAAATTAACTGGCTTCAATGCATTCTGGTACTCCCATCATTTGTTCATCATTGTGTACATAGCACTCGTTATTCATGGAGAGTGTTTATACCTTATCCACGACTGGTACAAAAAGACG ACATGGATGTATCTCTCTGTACCTGTTGGTCTGTATGTTGGGGAGAGGACTCTTAGGTTCTTCAGATCTGGCAGTTATTCTGTCCGGCTATTGAAG GTGGCCATATATCCTGGTAATGTTTTGACATTGCAGATGTCTAAGCCTCCCACATTCCGTTACAAGAGTGGGCAGTATATGTTTGTTCAGTGCCCTGCTGTTTCACCCTTTGAATG GCATCCTTTCTCAATAACTTCGGCACCTGGGGATGACTATCTAAGCATTCATGTTCGGCAACTTGGTGATTGGACACGGGAGCTCAAGCGGGTATTCTCAGCAGCTTGTGAGCCACCGGTGGGTGGGAAAAGTGGCCTTCTTCGAGCAGATGAAACAACTAAGAAAGC CTTACCGAAACTTCTGATTGATGGACCATATGGGTCTCCTGCACAAGACTACAGCAAGTATGATGTTTTACTACTTGTTGGATTAGGGATTGGTGCCACACCTTTTATTAGCATATTGAAAGACTTACTCAATAACATTATCAAATTGGAGGAAGAGGAA GAAGCTTCAAGCGATCTTTACCCACCAATTGGTCGCAGTAAGGCACAAGTTGATCTCGACACCCTTATGAGGATTACCTCAAAACCAAATAGGGTTTTGAAGACAACAAATGCTTACTTTTATTGGGTGACACGTGAACAAGGCTCTTTTGATTGGTTTAAAGGAGTCATGAATGAGATTGCTGAACTAGATCAAAGG AATATAATTGAGATGCACAACTATCTCACAAGTGTTTATGAGGAAGGGGATGCTCGGTCAGCACTCATCACAATGTTGCAAGCTCTCAATCATGCCAAGAATGGCGTTGACATAGTTTCGGGAACCAAA gtCCGGACACATTTTGCAAGGCCAAATTTTAAGAAAGTCCTATCTAAGATAGCCACTAAACATCCTTATGCTAAAATAG GAGTGTTCTACTGTGGGGCTCCAGTTTTGGCACAGGAACTAAGCAAACTTTGTTACGAATTCAATGGCAAATCTACAACCAAATTCGAGTTCCACAAGGAGCATTTCTGA